A window from Leptothermofonsia sichuanensis E412 encodes these proteins:
- the aroQ gene encoding type II 3-dehydroquinate dehydratase, with the protein MFSILVLHGPNLNLLGKREPGIYGSSTLEDIVRLLEEEATYHKVTVSSLQSNHEGVLVDAIHAALGKHQGLLINAGAYTHTSVAIRDAIVAVNLPTVEVHLSNIYRREAFRHHSYIAPVAIGQISGFGADSYRLGLQALVNHLKERG; encoded by the coding sequence TTGTTCAGCATTTTGGTGCTTCATGGACCAAACCTGAATCTTCTGGGTAAACGGGAGCCAGGAATTTATGGCTCCTCTACGCTTGAAGATATCGTTCGTCTCCTGGAGGAGGAGGCGACTTATCATAAGGTGACGGTTTCCTCATTACAGTCAAACCATGAAGGGGTTCTGGTTGACGCAATTCATGCTGCGTTGGGAAAGCACCAGGGACTCTTGATCAATGCAGGGGCATACACTCACACCAGTGTGGCGATTCGAGATGCGATCGTGGCTGTAAACCTTCCCACGGTCGAAGTTCATCTCAGTAATATTTATCGTCGTGAAGCGTTCCGTCATCATTCTTATATTGCTCCAGTGGCGATTGGTCAGATTAGCGGATTTGGAGCCGATAGTTATCGCTTGGGACTTCAGGCACTGGTAAATCATCTCAAGGAACGCGGCTAG
- a CDS encoding DNA-3-methyladenine glycosylase family protein: MTDGLVNYEGAIAALKQADSTLAGVIDQIGPCKLNQCQQTGDLLYSLAESIIFQQLSGKAAATIHQRFLQLYPDQSFPTAQDILATPDEMLRGAGISRPKVTYLKDLAQKILDGLPALEDLETMDDEAIIQTLIPVKGIGRWTVQMLLIFRLHRWDVLPVDDLGIRAAIRNLYGLPELPDRKTVEHLGELWKPYRTIASWYLWQSLCIST; encoded by the coding sequence ATGACAGATGGGTTAGTTAACTATGAAGGGGCGATCGCGGCTCTGAAGCAGGCTGATTCCACTCTGGCAGGTGTGATTGATCAGATTGGTCCCTGCAAACTTAACCAGTGCCAGCAGACAGGAGATTTGCTCTATTCCCTCGCGGAATCCATCATCTTTCAGCAGCTCTCGGGCAAAGCCGCCGCCACCATCCATCAGCGCTTCCTCCAGCTATACCCTGACCAATCCTTTCCCACTGCTCAGGACATCCTGGCAACTCCCGATGAGATGCTGCGTGGGGCGGGGATTTCGCGCCCTAAGGTGACATACCTGAAAGATCTGGCGCAGAAAATACTGGATGGATTGCCTGCTCTGGAAGACCTGGAAACCATGGACGATGAAGCGATTATCCAGACGCTCATCCCGGTTAAAGGAATTGGACGCTGGACTGTGCAAATGCTGTTAATCTTTCGCCTGCATCGTTGGGATGTTTTACCCGTGGACGACCTGGGTATCCGTGCCGCCATTCGCAATCTCTACGGTCTACCAGAACTTCCTGACAGGAAAACCGTAGAACACCTGGGCGAACTCTGGAAACCCTACCGAACAATCGCCTCCTGGTATCTGTGGCAAAGTTTATGCATTTCGACCTAA
- a CDS encoding ShlB/FhaC/HecB family hemolysin secretion/activation protein gives MDSAIAPKQHHHPVHDVSWSCLLRLSSILCIAGAISLPFHPAVSLAQVPSFPTIDTPLQREPQPPSVQPQPEPLPPAPLPPPEQLLPAPILPAPPTETPPGDIPQTITVEQFRVTGSTVFTQADFDQVTEPYTKRPISVTELFQARSAVTQLYIENGYISSGAYIPPQQLRDGTVEIRVVEGSLEAIQVSGTRRLKPSYIESRLKVATRPPLNQSKLLEALQLLQLNPLIESISAELSAGSRPGENLLEVRVTEARTFDAQILLNNGRVPSVGTFQRQLQLSEANLLGFGDRLTGSYSNTDGSNAFDFSYTVPVNPYNGTIRFSTGISYNRVIEAPFNILDIESRSRYLELSFRQPILQTPTREIALGITGTQQQSQASLLDGEIPFPARGADAEGRTRLTALRFFQEATWRSGIEVIALRSQFSVGLNALGSTINDAPPDSRFFTWRGQAQWVRLLAPDTLFLLRGDMQIANRALLPFEQFSLGGLESVRGYRQDALLTDSGLFASAEVRIPIWRLPQINGLLQIAPFFDIGSGWNRSGFADPDPRTLASLGVGLRLQISNHVIARFDWGAPLINFPGDKNTLQEKGIYFSIIVSPF, from the coding sequence ATGGATTCTGCGATCGCGCCAAAACAACATCACCATCCAGTCCATGATGTGTCGTGGAGTTGTCTGCTCAGGCTCAGTTCTATTCTCTGCATCGCTGGGGCAATCTCGCTCCCGTTCCACCCGGCGGTCAGCCTTGCTCAGGTCCCTTCCTTCCCCACCATTGACACCCCCCTTCAACGTGAACCCCAACCGCCCTCTGTCCAGCCTCAGCCTGAACCCCTTCCACCGGCCCCATTACCGCCTCCAGAACAACTGCTGCCCGCTCCGATCCTACCTGCCCCACCGACTGAAACACCCCCCGGCGATATTCCCCAAACAATTACCGTAGAGCAGTTTCGAGTGACGGGTAGCACGGTATTTACCCAGGCAGACTTTGACCAGGTAACAGAACCCTATACCAAACGCCCAATTTCAGTGACCGAATTGTTTCAAGCCCGCTCTGCGGTGACTCAGCTTTACATCGAGAATGGGTACATCTCCTCCGGAGCCTACATCCCCCCCCAGCAGTTGCGGGATGGAACCGTCGAGATTCGCGTCGTGGAGGGCAGCCTGGAAGCAATTCAGGTCAGCGGAACCCGCAGACTGAAGCCCAGCTATATCGAATCGCGGCTTAAGGTGGCTACCCGCCCCCCGTTAAATCAAAGCAAATTGCTGGAAGCCCTCCAACTGCTGCAACTGAACCCACTGATTGAGAGTATTTCAGCGGAGTTATCAGCAGGATCGCGCCCGGGAGAAAACCTGCTCGAAGTACGGGTGACGGAAGCCAGAACCTTCGACGCTCAAATCCTGCTTAACAATGGGCGGGTGCCGAGCGTAGGCACCTTTCAACGCCAGCTTCAACTGAGTGAAGCGAATCTGCTGGGGTTTGGCGATCGCCTCACGGGTTCCTACTCCAATACAGACGGCAGTAATGCCTTTGACTTCAGTTATACTGTTCCTGTCAATCCCTACAATGGAACTATCCGATTCAGTACTGGTATTTCCTATAATCGGGTAATCGAGGCACCATTTAACATCCTGGATATTGAGTCCAGATCCCGTTACCTGGAACTGAGTTTCCGTCAGCCAATTTTACAAACGCCCACCCGCGAAATTGCCCTCGGCATCACAGGCACCCAGCAACAAAGCCAGGCCAGTCTGCTGGATGGGGAAATTCCCTTCCCGGCACGCGGGGCAGATGCAGAAGGGCGAACTCGCCTCACCGCCCTTCGCTTTTTCCAGGAAGCTACCTGGCGCAGTGGAATTGAGGTCATCGCCTTACGTTCCCAGTTCAGTGTCGGGTTGAATGCGCTGGGTTCCACCATCAACGATGCCCCCCCTGATAGCCGCTTTTTCACCTGGCGGGGTCAGGCGCAGTGGGTTCGGTTGCTGGCTCCCGATACGCTGTTTCTGTTACGGGGTGATATGCAGATTGCCAACCGGGCATTGCTGCCCTTCGAGCAGTTTTCCCTGGGAGGTCTTGAGAGTGTACGAGGCTACCGGCAGGATGCCCTCCTGACTGATAGCGGACTGTTTGCCTCAGCAGAGGTTCGCATTCCCATCTGGCGCTTACCCCAGATCAACGGTCTACTACAGATTGCGCCTTTCTTTGACATCGGTAGCGGCTGGAACCGCTCTGGGTTCGCCGACCCGGACCCAAGAACGCTGGCATCCTTGGGGGTGGGTTTACGTTTACAAATCAGCAATCACGTTATTGCCCGGTTTGACTGGGGCGCTCCCCTGATCAACTTTCCCGGAGATAAAAACACCCTACAGGAGAAAGGAATCTACTTCTCTATTATCGTCAGCCCATTTTGA